Proteins from one Sabethes cyaneus chromosome 2, idSabCyanKW18_F2, whole genome shotgun sequence genomic window:
- the LOC128736435 gene encoding hexamerin-1.1-like, translated as MRWIVAAFVVTLAAVVSGSYSPYKVKNEVVYADKDFLMKEKFFFEIFRNIQLPVQFEEYLPFTKAWVEDKSKYLNYEQVVEFFNFYKLGYLEKGEIFTIYNKYYLKQTYLLFTFLYNSVDWDTYYKNVIWARENINEGMFIYAVTLTVLHRPELKGIILPAIYEIYPYYFFNTDVIRSATFRKMYDAKFGFYGSGKYNVVYSNYTLTYPYEGKYYDEYYSMSYYYDDVGLNSYYYYFMMDYPFFMSEDKFGLFKDRWGEMYFYMHQQLLARYNLERYSNYLYPVKGLTWKFPLKTGYFSLLSYWNGVPFKSRDYNYMIKDSDYYKLDMIKDWESRIRKVIDTGYFMLEDGTKIDLRKWQNVGYLGHIFAGDVYSMKYGFSGFLEAFSRFVLSGVDFMSYKPWPSALMHYETSLRDPIFYSMWTRLLDFYYLFKSYLPYYTFEELNFKGVVIKDAVVDKLMTYFDYYDADISNVIPMTNVAKYWDFSVFGRTKRLNHKPFSYTLDVASEYAGKGMIRVFLGPKFDSFMELDYYKDFFVEIDQYYVDIVVGKNTFTRMSKDFFWSIKDRTTYTELYKKIMTSFTGSEKFILDMSEAHCGFPDRLVLPKGWPSGFKMQFYFIITPYYSSEVVKDVSYFDKSYFCGQGSYYSDKFPMGFPFDRQIDFTYWYTKNMFFKDVFIYHTDDMKINKRFRAVAVLLVAGLKL; from the exons ATGCGGTGGATCGTAGCTGCGTTTGTGGTGACGTTGGCCGCTGTGGTCAGTGGTTCGTATAGTCCTtacaaagtgaaaaatgagGTCGTTTATG CGGATAAGGACTTTCTGATGAAGGAGAAGTTTTTCTTCGAAATCTTCAGAAACATTCAACTGCCCGTCCAGTTCGAGGAGTATCTGCCCTTCACTAAAGcatgggttgaagataaatcaAAGTACCTG AACTACGAGCAAGTAGTGGAGTTCTTCAATTTCTACAAGCTCGGTTATCTGGAAAAAGGCGAAATCTTTACCATCTACAACAAGTACTATCTGAAGCAGACCTATCTGCTGTTCACCTTCCTGTACAACTCTGTGGATTGGGACACCTACTACAAGAACGTAATCTGGGCCCGAGAAAACATCAACGAGGGTATGTTTATCTACGCCGTCACGTTGACAGTGCTTCACCGTCCGGAACTTAAGGGAATCATTCTGCCGGCCATCTACGAAATCTACCCGTACTACTTCTTCAACACCGATGTGATCCGATCGGCGACGTTCCGCAAGATGTACGATGCCAAATTCGGATTTTATGGCAGCGGCAAGTACAACGTGGTTTACTCGAACTACACACTGACCTATCCGTATGAGGGAAAATACTACGATGAGTACTACAGCATGAGCTATTACTATGACGATGTCGGTCTGAACTcgtactactactacttcatgATGGATTATCCATTCTTCATGAGCGAGGACAAATTCGGACTGTTCAAGGATCGCTGGGGAGAAATGTACTTCTACATGCACCAACAGCTGCTGGCCCGTTACAATCTGGAACGGTACTCGAACTACTTGTACCCGGTCAAGGGTCTCACTTGGAAGTTCCCTCTCAAGACTGGATACTTCTCGCTGTTGAGCTATTGGAACGGTGTACCCTTCAAGAGCCGAGATTACAATTACATGATCAAGGACAGCGATTACTACAAGTTGGACATGATCAAGGACTGGGAATCGCGTATTCGCAAGGTCATTGATACCGGCTACTTTATGCTGGAGGACGGAACGAAGATCGACCTACGCAAATGGCAGAATGTTGGCTATCTTGGACATATTTTCGCTGGTGATGTGTATAGTATGAAGTACGGATTCTCTGGATTCTTGGAGGCCTTCTCGCGGTTCGTGCTATCTGGTGTTGATTTCATGTCATACAAACCGTGGCCATCGGCGCTGATGCACTATGAAACATCACTGCGTGATCCGATTTTCTACTCCATGTGGACTCGGCTGCTGGACTTCTACTATCTGTTCAAGAGTTATCTGCCTTATTACACGTTCGAGGAGCTTAACTTCAAGGGCGTTGTCATTAAGGATGCAGTGGTAGACAAGCTGATGACCTATTTCGATTACTACGATGCCGACATTTCCAACGTGATCCCAATGACCAACGTAGCTAAGTACTGGGACTTTAGCGTTTTTGGCCGTACCAAGCGACTAAATCACAAGCCGTTCTCTTACACTCTGGATGTCGCATCCGAGTACGCTGGCAAGGGTATGATCCGCGTATTTTTGGGACCGAAGTTTGACAGCTTTATGGAGTTGGACTACTACAAGGACTTCTTCGTTGAAATTGACCAGTACTATGTTGATATTGTCGTAGGCAAGAATACCTTCACTCGAATGTCCAAGGACTTCTTCTGGAGCATCAAGGACCGCACCACGTACACCGAACTGTACAAGAAAATTATGACGTCGTTCACCGGAAGCGAAAAGTTCATACTGGATATGTCCGAGGCTCACTGTGGATTCCCAGATCGTCTGGTGTTGCCGAAGGGTTGGCCAAGTGGCTTTAAGATGCAGTTCTACTTCATCATTACTCCCTACTATAGCAGCGAAGTGGTGAAAGACGTCTCGTACTTCGACAAATCGTACTTCTGCGGTCAGGGATCGTATTACTCGGATAAGTTCCCGATGGGATTCCCCTTCGATCGCCAGATCGACTTCACCTACTGGTACACGAAGAATATGTTCTTCAAGGATGTGTTCATCTACCACACCGACGACATGAA aataaacaaacgttttcgggcTGTCGCCGTATTGCTTGTAGCGgggttgaaactgtga
- the LOC128734388 gene encoding STING ER exit protein, with protein MPKVVSRSIVCSDSKDQEEYTDTGPLNIYYCLCGQMSLILDCIVEKLPLRQLDGARVIDSAKHANKITAEPGETVFIRREAGIEKQHRFKCKKCSLPLYYRHNNDTQVTFIIRRALVKSKSDTRITEIFKPAALSSSALEPKKVMVTKHTKNMGKFSSVTVSTIDEEEDEIEAREVADSYANNARIIEKQLERKGGKSNETAIKEKCEAPPPKKNRGTLLDG; from the exons atgcCAAAAGTGGTATCACGTAGCATTGTCTGCTCAGATTCTAAAGATCAAGAGGAATACACCGATACCGGACCGCTTAACATATATTACTGCTTGTGTGGACAAATGAGTCTCATTCTTG ATTGCATCGTTGAAAAACTGCCGCTACGACAGCTGGACGGAGCTCGGGTTATTGATTCAGCGAAACATGCGAATAAAATCACTGCCGAACCCGGTGAGACAGTATTCATTCGTCGAGAGGCCGGCATCGAAAAGCAGCACCGATTCAAGTGCAAAAAATGTTCCCTGCCGCTCTATTATCGACACAACAATGACACACAGGTAACGTTCATCATCCGCCGTGCATTGGTCAAATCAAAAAGCGACACCAGAATCACGGAAATCTTCAAACCGGCTGCCCTTTCTTCGTCGGCCCTTGAACCGAAAAAGGTCATGGTTACGAAGCATACCAAGAACATGGGTAAGTTCAGTTCGGTCACCGTGTCGACTATCGACGAAGAGGAGGACGAGATTGAAGCACGTGAGGTGGCCGACAGTTATGCTAACAATGCGCGAATTATTGAGAAACAGCTCGAACGGAAAGGGGGAAAATCGAACGAAACCGCTATCAAGGAGAAGTGTGAAGCACCACCGCCGAAGAAAAATCGAGGAACGTTGCTGGATGGTTGA